A genomic stretch from Candidatus Nitrososphaera gargensis Ga9.2 includes:
- a CDS encoding signal peptidase I, which yields MLDKDKSKLPVAIKDVLIIGVGVVVIWLVIWASFGSNPFYVVSSGSMVPVLQINDVLVVRDGGSWDDLRVGDIIVFNKPEGEDRVIVHRIAEIDVDSDGDRVIRTKGDANPASIPGTDFPIREDDYIGKVIYVVPGVGVITKIISPPVNYIIIAIILAILFFNRLGKKDDNSSNKGAAPAGGTGNNNNNNPGQPPTT from the coding sequence TTGCTTGATAAGGACAAATCCAAGCTGCCTGTCGCGATAAAGGATGTCTTGATCATTGGCGTCGGCGTCGTTGTGATCTGGCTCGTCATCTGGGCCAGCTTTGGCTCCAACCCGTTCTACGTCGTGTCAAGCGGCAGCATGGTTCCTGTGCTGCAGATAAACGACGTGCTTGTGGTGAGGGACGGCGGGTCGTGGGACGATCTTAGGGTGGGTGACATCATTGTGTTCAACAAGCCTGAGGGAGAGGACAGAGTCATCGTCCACCGTATCGCCGAGATCGACGTGGACAGTGACGGCGACAGAGTCATCAGGACAAAGGGTGATGCAAATCCGGCGTCGATACCGGGGACTGACTTTCCAATCAGAGAGGACGATTATATCGGCAAGGTCATTTATGTAGTGCCCGGCGTCGGCGTCATCACCAAGATAATCAGCCCGCCTGTCAATTACATCATAATAGCGATTATTCTGGCAATCCTATTCTTCAACAGACTTGGCAAAAAGGATGACAATAGCAGCAACAAGGGTGCGGCTCCAGCAGGAGGAACCGGCAACAATAATAACAATAATCCAGGCCAGCCGCCGACGACATGA
- a CDS encoding secondary thiamine-phosphate synthase enzyme YjbQ, with product MKSKTEYLTFNTSTRRAFINITPQVAKIVAESGVKEGLCLVNAMHISASVFINDDESGLHQDFDRWLEKLAPYSPDSYLHNRTGEDNADAHLKRQVMGREVVVAITNGRLDFGPWEQIFYGEFDGRRQKRVLVKVIGE from the coding sequence ATGAAATCCAAGACTGAATATCTTACATTCAACACTTCGACCAGGCGCGCGTTTATCAACATCACGCCGCAGGTGGCAAAGATAGTTGCTGAAAGTGGAGTGAAGGAGGGCCTATGTCTTGTGAATGCGATGCACATCTCTGCCAGTGTGTTTATCAACGACGACGAAAGCGGCCTGCACCAAGATTTTGATAGGTGGCTTGAAAAGCTGGCGCCCTACTCCCCTGATAGCTACCTGCATAACAGGACAGGCGAGGACAACGCAGATGCCCACCTGAAGCGGCAGGTGATGGGAAGAGAAGTGGTGGTCGCGATAACAAACGGCAGGCTTGACTTTGGGCCGTGGGAGCAGATCTTTTACGGCGAGTTTGACGGTAGGCGGCAAAAGCGGGTGCTTGTAAAGGTAATAGGTGAATAG
- a CDS encoding TATA-box-binding protein has translation MPQTKPIVSIENVVASATVNQTVNLNLITQIFPDVEYHPDQFPGLVFRLRSPKTATLIFSSGKMVCTGAKSEKMAIQAVKNVVLKLKKGGIPLEHEPQIEIQNIVASASLGGKIHLELAARVLPRSMYEPEQFPGLIHRMLDPKTVILLFASGKLVCTGAKKESEVYRAVGNLHTLLEEKNLMIYEG, from the coding sequence ATGCCGCAGACCAAGCCCATCGTCAGCATTGAAAACGTGGTGGCTTCTGCCACTGTAAACCAGACGGTCAACCTTAATCTCATCACTCAAATTTTCCCCGATGTAGAATACCATCCAGACCAGTTCCCCGGCTTGGTGTTCAGGCTCAGGTCGCCCAAGACCGCGACCCTGATATTCAGCTCAGGCAAGATGGTGTGCACCGGCGCAAAATCAGAAAAGATGGCTATACAGGCAGTCAAGAACGTGGTGCTCAAGCTGAAAAAGGGAGGCATACCGCTAGAGCACGAGCCTCAGATCGAGATTCAGAATATTGTGGCATCGGCAAGCCTCGGTGGCAAGATACACCTAGAGCTGGCCGCAAGGGTGCTGCCACGCAGCATGTACGAGCCAGAGCAGTTCCCCGGCCTTATCCACAGGATGCTTGATCCCAAGACCGTGATCCTACTCTTTGCCAGCGGCAAGCTAGTGTGCACCGGCGCAAAGAAGGAGAGCGAAGTCTACAGGGCCGTTGGCAACCTGCACACGCTCCTTGAAGAAAAGAACCTGATGATATACGAAGGTTAG
- the rnhB gene encoding ribonuclease HII has translation MHDGVLVGGVDEAGRGSIIGPLVVAGVSIKESKVALLTEMGVRDSKALTPRARARLFGQIMKIADSVCIRKVNPVEVDDSVSLRALNRLEARVMAAVINDIGADEVYVDCCDINPDRYKDYIGQHLKCSPKVHSIHHADVTNVVVSAASIIAKITRDEEIKRIRSKYRGIGSGYPSDDRTMRFIRRYVAKNGSAPEFARKSWKPLRLLLEQTAQCKLTT, from the coding sequence TTGCACGACGGCGTTTTGGTTGGCGGCGTTGACGAGGCAGGCCGCGGCTCTATAATCGGCCCTCTTGTTGTTGCAGGCGTCAGCATCAAGGAATCAAAAGTTGCATTGCTTACTGAGATGGGCGTCAGGGACTCTAAAGCACTGACGCCAAGGGCGCGGGCGCGGCTTTTTGGACAGATAATGAAGATCGCCGACTCTGTGTGCATCCGCAAGGTGAACCCTGTCGAAGTTGATGATAGCGTTTCGCTCCGGGCGCTCAACAGGCTCGAGGCAAGGGTGATGGCTGCGGTCATTAACGACATTGGTGCCGACGAGGTCTATGTGGATTGCTGCGACATCAACCCTGATCGATACAAGGACTACATTGGGCAGCATCTAAAGTGCAGCCCAAAGGTGCACTCGATACACCACGCAGACGTGACCAATGTCGTCGTGTCGGCGGCATCGATAATTGCCAAGATAACGAGGGACGAGGAGATCAAGCGCATCCGAAGCAAGTACCGCGGCATCGGCAGCGGCTACCCGTCGGATGATCGCACCATGCGCTTTATCCGGCGCTACGTGGCCAAGAACGGAAGCGCACCGGAATTTGCAAGAAAGTCATGGAAGCCGCTCCGGCTCTTGCTTGAGCAAACGGCGCAATGCAAGCTCACGACCTGA
- a CDS encoding fibrillarin-like rRNA/tRNA 2'-O-methyltransferase: MESDAIRWISVNGEKNAATLNLVKGDSVYGEKLVKHEGEEYRLWDPFRSKLAAALKKGMKNMPIKNGSKVLYLGASTGTTVSHVSDIVGPSGIVFAVEPATRVARELIENVASKRKNVLPILEDARKPQSYFAVFGKVDVVYCDIAQPDQTDIAIANCAAYLKQGGVMLLVVKTRSIDVTMDPRAVVTQEASKLEKNGFAIEQIINLEPFDRDHGMIYCIFRS; this comes from the coding sequence TTGGAAAGCGACGCTATTAGGTGGATCTCGGTAAACGGCGAGAAAAACGCTGCCACCCTCAACCTTGTCAAGGGAGACAGCGTCTATGGGGAAAAGCTGGTCAAACACGAAGGTGAAGAGTACCGGCTGTGGGACCCGTTTAGAAGCAAGCTTGCAGCGGCGCTGAAAAAGGGCATGAAGAACATGCCGATAAAAAACGGGAGCAAGGTGTTGTATCTGGGCGCGTCCACCGGCACCACGGTCAGCCACGTCTCTGACATTGTCGGGCCGTCTGGCATCGTGTTCGCAGTCGAGCCTGCCACGAGGGTCGCAAGGGAGCTTATCGAAAACGTGGCCTCAAAGCGCAAGAACGTCCTCCCGATACTTGAAGACGCAAGAAAGCCCCAGTCATATTTTGCAGTGTTTGGCAAGGTCGACGTTGTGTACTGCGACATTGCGCAGCCAGACCAGACAGACATTGCGATAGCAAACTGCGCAGCCTACCTAAAGCAGGGAGGAGTGATGCTCTTGGTGGTCAAGACCAGAAGCATCGACGTTACAATGGACCCAAGAGCAGTCGTGACTCAGGAAGCAAGCAAGCTGGAAAAGAACGGCTTTGCGATAGAGCAAATAATCAACCTAGAGCCCTTTGACAGGGATCACGGCATGATATACTGCATATTCAGGTCGTGA
- the pyrE gene encoding orotate phosphoribosyltransferase codes for MAPPAAVPDFMLEFASFLLKSNSLRFGVFTLASGKQSSYYIDLRVLPSFPAYFRLAINALKGTVTKNVGQFDTLASVPTSGLVFGSALAYEMSKPFIYARKESKGYGTGKTIEGFLKAGSKVVVVDDVATTGTSVSSAVDIIRANGAIVEDVVALVDRHEGANERLKKIGVRLHAVAGINDIVSALYKAGLIDENALESVMKQMAAKGEYETD; via the coding sequence ATGGCGCCGCCTGCTGCTGTCCCTGACTTTATGCTCGAGTTCGCATCGTTTCTGCTCAAGAGCAATTCGCTGAGGTTTGGCGTGTTCACACTTGCAAGCGGCAAGCAGAGCTCGTACTACATCGACCTGCGGGTCCTGCCAAGCTTCCCGGCGTATTTCCGGCTTGCTATAAACGCGCTGAAAGGCACCGTGACAAAAAATGTAGGCCAGTTTGACACGCTTGCCTCTGTGCCGACTTCGGGGCTCGTGTTCGGCTCGGCACTCGCCTACGAAATGTCCAAGCCCTTCATCTACGCAAGAAAAGAGTCCAAGGGCTACGGCACCGGCAAAACTATTGAGGGCTTTCTCAAGGCAGGATCAAAGGTGGTAGTTGTCGACGATGTTGCAACCACCGGCACGTCTGTAAGCAGCGCAGTCGATATAATACGCGCCAACGGCGCGATAGTGGAAGACGTTGTGGCGCTTGTTGATCGGCACGAGGGGGCAAATGAACGGCTGAAAAAGATAGGGGTAAGGCTCCACGCCGTGGCAGGGATCAATGACATCGTAAGCGCGCTGTACAAGGCCGGGCTGATAGACGAAAACGCGCTCGAGTCGGTCATGAAGCAGATGGCTGCCAAAGGCGAGTACGAAACAGACTGA
- a CDS encoding NOP5/NOP56 family protein produces the protein MANNPCSVVLLELGVAAFDQSGGLVASKKFDNAIRSYRLLKSGATPDEIRSFIEKLRSFDPVTTNDASVAAALRQAGLNSQSMPEDQQQWIQSSKPSFLVKAGFVNNEQDAMQALREFAINLSSSRVKEASERLDLHIIQSINALDELDKVINTVGARMREWYGLHFPELDNLVQSLVAYAEIVSRAGLRENITAEILQSAGMQGKKVEIILDGARRSKGGDMTPENLAIVKRLADQVIAQSDLRRVLADHIEVAMDTVAPNVKELLTASVGARIIAKAGSLARLATLPASTIQVLGAEKALFRALKTGARPPKHGILFQHPLIHSAPKWQRGKIARAVASKVAIAARIDYYRHAGKDSSIQDRLNTRLTEIREKYKEPIPEKERERKYREHAQRQQEYGGGGGRGRGDGDRDKRDVRKKKDRRKRFGKRRY, from the coding sequence ATGGCAAACAACCCCTGCTCAGTAGTCCTTTTGGAGCTTGGCGTGGCCGCATTTGACCAGAGCGGCGGCCTCGTAGCATCAAAAAAGTTCGACAATGCAATCAGATCATACAGGCTGCTAAAGAGCGGCGCAACTCCAGATGAAATCCGGTCGTTTATCGAAAAGCTGCGCTCATTTGATCCTGTTACAACCAATGATGCAAGCGTCGCAGCCGCGCTGCGGCAGGCAGGGCTGAACAGCCAGTCCATGCCGGAGGACCAGCAGCAGTGGATACAGAGCAGCAAGCCCAGCTTCCTTGTCAAGGCTGGCTTTGTCAACAACGAGCAGGATGCCATGCAGGCATTGAGGGAATTTGCGATAAACCTGTCGTCGTCAAGGGTAAAGGAGGCCTCGGAGCGGCTCGACCTTCACATCATCCAATCGATAAACGCACTGGACGAGCTGGACAAGGTAATCAACACCGTGGGCGCAAGGATGCGCGAATGGTATGGCCTGCACTTTCCTGAGCTTGACAACCTCGTGCAGAGCCTTGTCGCGTATGCCGAGATCGTGAGCAGGGCGGGGTTGCGGGAAAACATTACCGCTGAGATACTGCAGAGCGCCGGCATGCAGGGCAAAAAGGTCGAGATAATACTTGATGGGGCAAGGCGAAGCAAGGGAGGCGACATGACGCCAGAGAACCTTGCAATCGTCAAGAGGCTTGCAGATCAGGTCATTGCGCAGTCGGATCTGCGAAGGGTGCTTGCAGACCACATCGAAGTGGCGATGGATACAGTGGCTCCAAACGTCAAAGAGCTGCTGACGGCGTCAGTAGGCGCAAGGATAATCGCCAAGGCCGGCAGCCTGGCTAGACTTGCGACGCTGCCTGCAAGCACGATCCAAGTGCTTGGAGCCGAAAAGGCACTCTTCCGCGCTCTCAAGACGGGGGCGCGCCCGCCAAAACATGGCATCCTGTTCCAGCACCCTCTTATTCACTCTGCGCCAAAGTGGCAGCGCGGCAAGATAGCAAGGGCGGTCGCGTCCAAGGTGGCTATAGCGGCCAGGATCGATTATTACCGGCACGCCGGCAAGGATAGCTCGATCCAGGATCGCCTCAACACCCGCCTGACCGAGATCCGGGAAAAATACAAAGAGCCAATTCCAGAGAAGGAGCGAGAAAGAAAGTACAGGGAGCACGCGCAGCGCCAGCAGGAATATGGCGGTGGCGGCGGCAGGGGAAGAGGAGATGGGGATAGAGATAAACGTGATGTGAGAAAGAAGAAGGACAGAAGAAAGCGATTTGGAAAGCGACGCTATTAG
- a CDS encoding tRNA (guanine(10)-N(2))-dimethyltransferase, with protein MAAEEKEKKDFVRTVEGRTTFLVPQSSLTERVPPKTPAFFNPAARLNRDLSVLAYRAFAPSLTRKTFADSFTGIGARALRVAVEVPEIEKVYGNDINPVAIEAARKAAKINSVDSKCHFSIDEVCKFLLHGDSEGERFGIVDLDPFGTPAKHIDCVLRAVLDGGLVSITATDTAVLCGVYPEVCLRRYYGRPLNNSYGNETAIRLLLSLIALTASRLELSIRPLFVHAAMHYLRIYASVSVSSSEANDVYASIGYVMHCLQCGHRFKTEEYNNAKKCELCGSVMRTGGQLWTGPFHDREFVKKMMLEQSPDRQSKKVLDAAAEEESGIPYYFRADEISAKLRTNPHSVQNIIERLQSAGFVASKTVLNPSAFKTDARIDQILEALK; from the coding sequence GTGGCGGCGGAAGAAAAAGAAAAGAAAGATTTCGTCAGGACGGTGGAGGGCAGGACGACGTTTCTGGTCCCGCAATCGTCACTTACCGAAAGGGTCCCGCCCAAGACGCCTGCATTCTTTAACCCTGCTGCAAGGCTCAACCGCGACCTCTCGGTTCTGGCGTACAGGGCGTTTGCACCCTCTCTTACGCGCAAGACATTTGCCGACTCTTTCACCGGCATCGGCGCAAGGGCGCTCAGGGTCGCAGTCGAGGTGCCAGAGATAGAGAAGGTCTACGGGAACGACATCAACCCCGTCGCGATAGAGGCAGCCAGAAAAGCAGCCAAGATCAACTCTGTAGATAGCAAATGCCATTTTTCTATTGATGAAGTGTGCAAATTTCTCTTACACGGCGACAGCGAAGGTGAGCGCTTTGGCATAGTAGATCTGGATCCTTTTGGCACGCCGGCAAAGCACATCGACTGTGTGCTGCGGGCTGTTCTGGACGGCGGGCTGGTCTCCATAACTGCGACTGACACGGCAGTCCTCTGCGGTGTCTACCCCGAAGTCTGTCTGCGCCGCTACTACGGCAGGCCGCTCAACAACAGCTATGGTAACGAAACCGCTATCAGATTGCTCCTGTCGCTTATAGCGCTCACGGCCTCAAGACTTGAGCTGTCGATCAGGCCGCTGTTCGTCCACGCCGCGATGCACTATCTGCGCATCTACGCCTCAGTCTCGGTGAGCAGCAGCGAGGCAAACGACGTCTATGCCAGCATCGGCTACGTGATGCACTGCCTTCAGTGCGGCCACCGGTTCAAGACAGAAGAATACAACAACGCAAAAAAATGCGAGCTGTGCGGGAGCGTGATGCGAACCGGAGGGCAGCTGTGGACTGGGCCGTTCCACGACAGGGAATTTGTGAAAAAGATGATGCTTGAACAAAGCCCTGACAGGCAATCCAAAAAAGTGCTCGACGCCGCGGCCGAGGAAGAAAGTGGCATCCCGTATTACTTCAGGGCAGATGAAATCTCGGCCAAGCTCAGGACAAACCCTCATTCTGTGCAAAATATAATCGAAAGGCTGCAGTCGGCTGGATTTGTCGCGTCTAAGACTGTGCTCAACCCAAGTGCGTTCAAGACAGACGCAAGGATCGACCAGATTCTGGAAGCCTTGAAGTAA